The following are encoded in a window of Candidatus Micrarchaeia archaeon genomic DNA:
- a CDS encoding AAA-associated domain-containing protein — translation MRFSILMVKHKIIPLPDASVGRVLGLVEVLYSYGGSVKVSFLGEELRMAIDELGSAIDMGELFGLMKVKDGTVTLTIYGEAVSLGTVDDKKRILRKRISEVEPFRTAVGMLKGSEFVREGEVFTKIRESYPITDRERFHKLFVGWGTYAGIFEYNSRDSTLSIPRRQD, via the coding sequence TTGAGGTTTTCGATACTGATGGTCAAACACAAGATAATACCGCTTCCGGATGCGAGCGTGGGGAGGGTGCTCGGGCTGGTCGAAGTGCTGTATTCGTACGGGGGGAGCGTCAAGGTGTCGTTCCTGGGCGAGGAGCTGAGGATGGCGATAGATGAATTGGGCAGCGCCATTGACATGGGCGAGCTGTTCGGGCTCATGAAGGTGAAGGACGGGACGGTCACGCTCACTATCTACGGGGAAGCGGTCAGCCTTGGGACCGTGGATGACAAGAAGAGGATATTGAGGAAGCGGATATCCGAGGTGGAGCCGTTCAGGACCGCAGTGGGCATGCTGAAGGGAAGCGAATTCGTGAGGGAAGGCGAGGTTTTCACCAAGATAAGAGAGAGCTACCCGATAACTGACAGGGAGAGGTTCCACAAGCTTTTCGTGGGATGGGGAACCTACGCCGGCATATTCGAGTACAACAGCAGGGACAGCACTCTGTCAATTCCGCGCAGGCAGGACTGA
- a CDS encoding transcription initiation factor IIB, giving the protein MAENKCPECGGKKLIKDYEKGEIICASCGLIISENIVDFGPEWRAFDAEQKEKRARGGAPVKFMRPNKGLVTEIDQYNRDIRGVRISPKKQAQLYRMRKWHKRVSIATSMERNLAIALAELDRVASSLGLPENIKESAALLYRKVVKEELIRGRLIESVVSAVIYAICRMHGIPRTLDEIAKASGIEKKEIGRAYRFIKVEMNMDVPLTDPAEYVPKFAAALKLGPPVQEEAVKLIKKSVKKGLISGRGPTGVAAAALYIASAMHGEKRTQKEVADVAGVTEVTIRNRYRELKKELGLKINL; this is encoded by the coding sequence ATGGCTGAGAACAAATGCCCGGAATGCGGCGGAAAGAAGCTCATAAAGGATTACGAGAAAGGGGAAATCATCTGCGCGAGCTGCGGGCTGATAATAAGCGAGAACATCGTTGATTTCGGGCCCGAGTGGAGGGCTTTCGACGCAGAGCAGAAGGAGAAGAGGGCGAGGGGAGGGGCGCCGGTGAAGTTCATGAGGCCGAACAAGGGCCTCGTAACGGAGATAGACCAGTACAACAGGGACATAAGGGGAGTTAGGATATCCCCGAAGAAGCAGGCCCAGCTGTACAGGATGAGGAAGTGGCACAAGCGCGTAAGCATAGCAACTTCCATGGAGAGGAACCTCGCGATTGCGCTCGCGGAGCTGGACAGGGTGGCTTCCTCGCTCGGGCTGCCTGAGAACATAAAGGAGAGCGCGGCCCTGCTTTACAGGAAAGTGGTGAAGGAGGAGCTTATAAGGGGCAGGCTGATTGAGAGCGTCGTGTCAGCGGTGATTTACGCGATTTGCAGGATGCACGGGATTCCGAGGACGCTGGACGAGATTGCGAAGGCGTCCGGGATAGAGAAGAAGGAAATCGGGAGGGCGTACAGGTTCATAAAAGTGGAGATGAACATGGACGTGCCGCTCACTGACCCTGCGGAATACGTGCCTAAATTCGCGGCTGCGCTCAAGCTCGGGCCGCCGGTGCAGGAGGAGGCAGTGAAGCTCATAAAGAAATCCGTTAAGAAGGGGTTGATTTCAGGAAGGGGCCCCACCGGAGTTGCGGCCGCGGCGCTTTACATAGCGAGCGCGATGCACGGCGAGAAAAGGACCCAGAAGGAGGTCGCGGATGTCGCGGGGGTTACGGAAGTGACCATAAGGAACAGGTACAGGGAGCTCAAGAAGGAACTGGGCCTGAAGATAAACCTCTGA
- a CDS encoding ABC transporter ATP-binding protein has translation MELRLKDVSKTYVVEGKVIPAIEDISLKITKRESIAVVGPSGCGKTTLLRIIAGLEKPTAGGLFFHGKPIAGPDPRIMMVFQNFALLPWKSVRENVELALITRPPEERRNLALKYLAAVGLNGFEDNYPRDLSSGMKQRVGIARALCREPDILVLDEPFASLDPLTARNLQNEILRYYQNRKMKPDVFLLITHNVQEAVYMADRIIVLSQRPGHIKADLRIDLEKPKDMRSRKFQDYVDEITSLIT, from the coding sequence ATGGAGCTTCGCTTGAAGGATGTTTCGAAAACTTACGTGGTTGAAGGAAAGGTCATACCCGCCATAGAAGACATTTCGCTCAAGATAACCAAGCGCGAGTCCATCGCAGTTGTCGGCCCTTCGGGCTGCGGCAAAACAACGCTCCTCAGAATAATCGCAGGCCTGGAAAAGCCCACTGCCGGCGGCCTGTTCTTCCATGGCAAACCCATCGCCGGCCCTGACCCGAGGATAATGATGGTGTTCCAGAATTTCGCGCTCCTCCCGTGGAAAAGCGTAAGGGAAAACGTAGAGCTGGCGCTCATAACCAGGCCGCCGGAGGAACGCCGCAACCTGGCGCTCAAATACCTGGCCGCCGTGGGCCTCAACGGCTTCGAAGACAACTACCCGCGCGACCTGAGCAGCGGAATGAAGCAGAGGGTCGGGATAGCGAGGGCGCTGTGCAGGGAGCCGGACATACTGGTCCTGGATGAGCCTTTTGCATCGCTTGATCCGCTCACAGCCCGCAACCTCCAGAACGAAATACTGCGCTATTACCAGAACCGGAAAATGAAACCCGACGTGTTCCTCCTGATAACGCACAATGTCCAGGAAGCCGTTTACATGGCCGACCGCATAATAGTGCTGAGCCAGAGGCCGGGCCACATAAAGGCGGATTTGCGCATAGACCTTGAAAAGCCCAAGGACATGCGCAGCAGGAAGTTCCAGGACTACGTGGACGAGATAACCTCGCTAATCACGTGA